The genomic window AGGCTGGAGAAGGGGATCGCCAGGCGCCTGCGCCTGGTGAATAGGATCCACGACAACCTGAAGATCGGGTACATGGTCCGCCTCGGGCCGAACCGGTCACGCCCTGAGCGCTTCCAGCTCTGGAAGAGACGGTTCCCGCAAGGGCAGGGATCGCAGTCGTGATCGCCGCCTTCGAAGACAGAACGCGGGGGGGCGTGGGAGCTGTCGCCCCACGGCAGCGTGACCTGCGCATGTGGCTGCACAGCGATCACTACACGGAGCTCATGCGCAGGCGGGTTGCCCGGCTGGAGGCGGAGATGGTGTGCGCCGCCCAGCTGCGGGAAGAACTTGCCCCGGTGGTCTCTCCCGGCATGAGCCTCCTGGATGCCGGCTGCGGGCCTGGGCACTACTACTGGTCCCTCCGGTCGCTCGGGATCGAGTATCACGGGATCGACCCCACCCCGCATTACATCGCCCTCGGCCGGCAGTTCCTGGCGAAGGGTGGGCTTCCGCCGGAGCGCCTCCAGGTAGTGGGGATCGAGGAGCTGACGGGAACCTATGATGTCGTGGTCTGCTACAACGTCCTCCAGTACCTGCCCGACTATCGGGAGGCGCTGGGCGTCCTGTGCTCGACCGCCGAGCGGATCCTCGTGATCCGGACGCTCCTGGACACCCGGACCTGCATCCGGTATGAGCAGGACCCCACCCTGGGCGACGCGCTCCGGGATGCGCGGTTCTTTTTCAACATCTACGCCATTGGCGAGGTTTCCGAGTTCATCCGGAGCCGGGGCTTCACCGTGCGCCGCGT from Candidatus Rokuibacteriota bacterium includes these protein-coding regions:
- a CDS encoding class I SAM-dependent methyltransferase, which produces MWLHSDHYTELMRRRVARLEAEMVCAAQLREELAPVVSPGMSLLDAGCGPGHYYWSLRSLGIEYHGIDPTPHYIALGRQFLAKGGLPPERLQVVGIEELTGTYDVVVCYNVLQYLPDYREALGVLCSTAERILVIRTLLDTRTCIRYEQDPTLGDALRDARFFFNIYAIGEVSEFIRSRGFTVRRVADRRSGDAPEMVLGMPHPYRILFCERDRRPR